Proteins from a single region of Butyrivibrio fibrisolvens:
- a CDS encoding WYL domain-containing protein, giving the protein MKNNNTIDMLTDIIALINSEDYDATIPNLAETCNVPIEFVRKCILRLIQNSILSSCINGEDPTSPDPDYSFMDEYLENKDRISAGILKGHYDHILWTIDLKVLDHNESQLLSLTALQYSAIEELDESKNSFKYGAIYETKNNIRKVEKNERKNQDLIQVAIDSRTAISFNYKTKGGKIESHTGFPVNIATNVIENWIYFELANETSIYRLDRITGSVKSVNSDESFPKLKDNPNKKFMWGASFNENESEKPVHVKLVISDKRQNLIHKIKNDIRHRKGICSFTKRGDFYYYEDDIIGIGEFRRWLRSYGSSIQVIEPSYIRKSITEKAYETLSYYQESEKWKDL; this is encoded by the coding sequence ATGAAAAATAATAACACTATTGATATGTTAACAGATATAATTGCCCTGATTAATTCTGAAGATTATGATGCTACAATTCCAAATCTGGCAGAGACTTGCAACGTTCCAATAGAATTCGTTCGCAAATGCATATTAAGATTAATTCAGAATTCTATATTGTCATCCTGTATAAATGGAGAAGATCCAACATCACCTGACCCAGACTATTCTTTTATGGATGAATACTTAGAAAACAAAGATCGCATATCCGCTGGCATCCTAAAGGGACATTATGACCATATATTATGGACTATTGATCTTAAGGTTCTTGATCACAACGAAAGCCAGCTACTATCGCTTACAGCTCTCCAATATAGTGCCATAGAAGAATTAGACGAGTCTAAAAATTCTTTCAAATATGGCGCCATATATGAAACAAAAAATAATATCAGAAAAGTAGAAAAAAACGAACGTAAGAATCAAGACCTAATCCAAGTAGCAATTGACAGCCGTACTGCTATCTCATTTAATTACAAAACAAAAGGCGGAAAAATTGAAAGCCACACAGGATTCCCAGTTAACATTGCAACTAATGTCATTGAAAACTGGATATACTTTGAGCTTGCAAATGAAACAAGTATTTACAGACTTGACCGAATTACAGGTTCTGTCAAGTCTGTAAATAGTGATGAATCCTTTCCAAAACTCAAAGACAATCCAAATAAAAAATTTATGTGGGGCGCGTCTTTTAATGAAAATGAAAGTGAAAAGCCTGTACATGTAAAACTAGTCATCTCTGATAAGAGGCAAAACCTGATCCACAAAATTAAAAATGATATTCGCCACCGCAAAGGCATATGCTCTTTCACCAAAAGAGGTGACTTTTATTATTACGAAGACGATATAATTGGCATTGGCGAATTCAGACGCTGGCTACGAAGCTATGGTTCCTCAATTCAAGTCATTGAACCTTCGTATATCAGGAAGAGCATAACCGAAAAGGCTTATGAAACTCTTTCCTATTATCAGGAATCTGAGAAATGGAAAGACCTATAA